A genome region from Deinococcus arcticus includes the following:
- a CDS encoding macro domain-containing protein: MPLELIQGDIAAQTTCAVVTAANKELMGGGGVDGVIHRAAGPELLRAIRQIGGAPTGTAVITPAFDLSRQGVRHVLHAVGPIWRGGHSGEAAQLASAYRHSLELAAAHGCSSVAFPAISTGVYGYPLEQAAEVSLRAITAFLEDHPELQVRVVLHGAGPLNVFRRALARLAPPA; encoded by the coding sequence ATGCCACTGGAACTGATCCAAGGCGATATCGCCGCGCAGACCACCTGCGCCGTGGTGACGGCCGCAAACAAGGAACTGATGGGCGGCGGGGGCGTGGACGGCGTGATTCACCGCGCCGCTGGCCCCGAGCTGCTGCGGGCCATTCGCCAGATTGGCGGCGCGCCCACCGGCACAGCGGTCATCACGCCCGCCTTTGACCTGTCCCGGCAGGGCGTGCGGCACGTTCTTCATGCCGTGGGGCCCATCTGGCGTGGCGGGCACTCAGGCGAGGCTGCGCAGCTGGCCAGCGCTTACCGCCACAGCCTGGAACTGGCCGCCGCGCACGGGTGCAGTAGCGTGGCGTTTCCGGCCATCAGCACCGGGGTCTACGGCTATCCGCTGGAACAGGCCGCCGAGGTCAGCCTGCGGGCAATCACCGCGTTTCTGGAGGACCACCCCGAGTTGCAGGTGCGCGTGGTGCTGCACGGTGCCGGCCCGCTGAATGTCTTTCGCCGGGCGCTGGCGCGGCTGGCACCGCCTGCATAA
- a CDS encoding MFS transporter → MLWRRPLTMLRLLLLLALSETVRAALFVGVLPLAGPQLGLGAAVIGLMAGVHYLADALGRGPAGVLVARVGLGPSLLTGALLGGLTLALVRQGPSAPAAVLACALWGLGTAALWPAVMSASQALAHPARTARALTVTNLTAVPAVLTGALVAGPLMQDWPQAVWTGLLLLQGAAAALALSLWRAAVPLRPVPVPWREWRPVAALLPTAFVQTLAPGLLVTTLYPMLAHLGLGLGDLLLPGALTGALIGASAALLGRVADRDHPRRALLPGLALLTGGFAVAALTGAQFLWGLAALAGVGFGAFLTGWNGLVARTLPQGQRAAAWGAVMTAEALGAAAGPMLGGAAWQLWGVAGVFGLGTLAFGGALLYVAGQGGAVSHEP, encoded by the coding sequence ATGCTCTGGCGGCGGCCCCTGACCATGTTGCGGCTGCTGCTCCTGCTGGCCCTGAGCGAGACGGTGCGCGCCGCGCTGTTCGTGGGGGTGCTGCCCCTGGCGGGCCCGCAGCTGGGCCTGGGCGCCGCCGTGATTGGCCTGATGGCCGGGGTGCACTACCTGGCCGACGCGCTGGGGCGCGGGCCCGCCGGGGTTCTCGTGGCGCGCGTGGGCCTGGGCCCCAGCCTGCTGACCGGCGCCCTGCTGGGGGGCCTGACCCTGGCACTGGTTCGCCAGGGGCCCAGCGCGCCGGCCGCTGTGCTGGCGTGTGCGCTGTGGGGGCTGGGCACGGCCGCGCTGTGGCCCGCCGTCATGAGCGCCTCGCAGGCGCTGGCCCACCCGGCACGCACCGCCCGCGCCCTGACGGTGACCAACCTGACGGCCGTGCCCGCTGTGCTCACCGGCGCGCTGGTGGCCGGACCCCTGATGCAGGACTGGCCCCAGGCGGTGTGGACCGGGCTGCTGCTGCTGCAGGGCGCCGCCGCTGCCCTGGCCCTGAGCCTGTGGCGCGCCGCCGTGCCGCTGCGCCCGGTGCCGGTGCCCTGGCGCGAGTGGCGCCCGGTGGCCGCGCTGCTGCCCACCGCCTTTGTGCAGACCCTGGCGCCGGGGCTGCTGGTGACCACCCTGTACCCCATGCTGGCGCACCTGGGGCTGGGCCTGGGGGACCTGCTGCTGCCCGGCGCCCTGACCGGGGCCCTGATTGGCGCCAGCGCCGCGCTGCTGGGCCGCGTGGCCGACCGCGACCACCCGCGCCGGGCGCTGCTGCCGGGGCTGGCGCTGCTGACAGGCGGCTTTGCCGTGGCGGCCCTGACCGGCGCCCAGTTTCTCTGGGGCCTGGCGGCGCTGGCGGGCGTGGGCTTCGGCGCCTTTCTGACCGGCTGGAACGGGCTGGTGGCCCGCACCCTGCCGCAGGGGCAGCGCGCGGCTGCCTGGGGCGCCGTCATGACCGCCGAGGCTCTGGGCGCCGCCGCCGGCCCCATGCTGGGCGGCGCCGCGTGGCAGCTGTGGGGCGTGGCCGGGGTGTTCGGGCTGGGCACGCTGGCGTTTGGCGGGGCGCTGCTGTATGTGGCGGGGCAGGGGGGGGCCGTAAGCCATGAGCCATGA
- a CDS encoding UbiX family flavin prenyltransferase, translated as MRLVVGVSGGSGMPYALSALQALRALNVETHLVVSSGAKRVMTAEGAGPQLPDLTAQATQVHEDRDLAASVASGSFRTDGMLLIPCSAGTLAKVAHGFADTLLTRAAHVTLKERRPLVLVVREDPLPRPMLVNLLAAHDAGATVMTASPGFYHAPQDVGELLHFVTARVLDQFRLDVPGFRRWRENEA; from the coding sequence ATGAGGCTGGTGGTGGGGGTTTCAGGCGGCAGTGGCATGCCGTATGCCCTCTCGGCCCTGCAGGCCCTGCGCGCCCTGAACGTGGAGACGCACCTTGTGGTCAGCAGCGGCGCCAAGCGGGTGATGACCGCCGAGGGCGCCGGGCCGCAGCTGCCGGACCTGACCGCCCAGGCCACGCAGGTTCACGAGGACCGCGACCTGGCGGCCAGCGTGGCCAGCGGCTCTTTCCGCACCGACGGCATGCTGCTGATTCCCTGCAGCGCGGGCACCCTGGCCAAGGTGGCGCACGGCTTTGCCGACACCCTGCTGACCCGCGCGGCGCACGTGACCCTGAAAGAGCGCCGCCCGCTGGTGCTGGTGGTGCGCGAGGACCCGCTGCCGCGCCCCATGCTGGTGAACCTGCTGGCCGCCCATGACGCCGGGGCCACCGTGATGACCGCCAGCCCCGGCTTCTACCACGCCCCGCAGGATGTCGGGGAGCTGCTGCATTTCGTGACCGCGCGGGTGCTCGACCAGTTCCGGCTGGACGTACCGGGCTTCCGGCGCTGGCGCGAGAACGAAGCATGA
- a CDS encoding HesA/MoeB/ThiF family protein: MSALPDRPLSRAELRRYSRALLVPEWQEAGAQARVGAARVVVVGAGGLGSPVIAALSGAGVGQLVIAEGDTVDLSNLHRQSLYTTPDVGAPKAERAAARAQQLNPQVRVRVAPPVDDRTLPGLLSDAALLIDATDNFETRYRIADACTALGREWVWGAASGTSGMVSVFGPALGLRDVFPEPGDAASCDEAGVLGPVPGVVGALMALEALKVLGGVGEPLRGRLWTFDALSGHTRVLRLGPARAAR; the protein is encoded by the coding sequence ATGAGCGCCCTGCCCGACCGCCCCCTGAGCCGCGCCGAACTGCGCCGCTACAGCCGCGCGCTGCTGGTCCCCGAATGGCAGGAGGCCGGTGCCCAGGCCCGTGTGGGGGCCGCCCGGGTGGTGGTGGTGGGGGCCGGCGGCCTGGGCAGCCCGGTGATTGCGGCGCTCTCAGGCGCCGGGGTGGGTCAACTGGTCATTGCCGAGGGCGACACCGTGGACCTCAGCAACCTGCACCGCCAGAGCCTGTACACCACCCCGGATGTGGGCGCCCCCAAGGCCGAGCGCGCCGCCGCCCGCGCCCAGCAGCTCAATCCCCAGGTGCGCGTGCGCGTGGCTCCACCGGTGGACGACCGCACGCTGCCGGGGCTGCTCTCAGACGCCGCGCTGCTGATTGACGCCACCGACAACTTCGAGACGCGCTACCGCATTGCCGACGCCTGCACCGCCCTGGGACGCGAATGGGTGTGGGGCGCGGCCAGCGGCACCTCCGGCATGGTCAGCGTGTTTGGCCCGGCCCTGGGCCTGCGCGACGTGTTTCCCGAACCCGGCGACGCGGCCTCGTGCGACGAGGCGGGGGTGCTGGGGCCCGTGCCCGGCGTGGTGGGCGCCCTGATGGCCCTGGAGGCCCTGAAGGTCCTGGGCGGGGTGGGCGAGCCCCTGCGCGGGCGCCTGTGGACCTTTGACGCCCTGAGCGGGCACACGCGGGTCCTGCGGCTGGGCCCAGCCCGCGCGGCCCGGTAA
- a CDS encoding LptF/LptG family permease, producing the protein MPPLLIRLVLAEVTRWYAAGVALFLSLQMIDALSSTVAKLLQFRPPVDKAALAFLSIAPGILNKSLVLAVPFAILLAFSRMQRDSELKAISAGGVPPLRLVWPLALPFVLVAALAYVNGDRIVPSNLARWDTAWFNIYNIPLPLQTQKKYTYAPPGALYYAGSVISTGDGTTAQLQGVMVQRGGEILTASSGTWDSRARTWTLLSPWRARPGQPPQLLNKPLTVPQTDTLRPPPAKAEQTTTPDLRARAADPQVLPADQREAAFQIVRRMADPLTAVVFALAAGALGLLLRNRAAAFAAVLVFLVSFYVLWTTVPGLARAGALSPALAAWLPNLAFVLLAAALAWRLR; encoded by the coding sequence GTGCCGCCCCTCCTGATTCGCCTCGTCCTGGCCGAGGTCACGCGCTGGTATGCGGCGGGCGTGGCACTGTTTCTGTCGCTGCAGATGATCGACGCCCTGAGCAGCACGGTGGCCAAGTTGCTGCAGTTCCGCCCGCCCGTGGACAAAGCCGCCCTGGCCTTTCTGAGCATCGCGCCGGGCATTCTGAACAAGAGTCTGGTGCTGGCGGTGCCGTTTGCCATCCTGCTGGCCTTTTCGCGGATGCAGCGCGACAGCGAACTCAAGGCGATCAGCGCCGGGGGGGTGCCGCCGCTGCGGCTGGTGTGGCCGCTCGCGCTGCCCTTCGTGCTGGTGGCGGCGCTGGCCTACGTGAACGGCGACCGCATCGTGCCGTCCAATCTGGCCCGCTGGGACACCGCCTGGTTCAACATCTACAATATTCCACTGCCGCTGCAGACGCAGAAAAAGTACACCTATGCCCCGCCCGGCGCGCTGTACTACGCGGGCAGCGTGATCAGCACCGGCGACGGCACCACCGCGCAGCTGCAGGGCGTGATGGTGCAGCGGGGCGGCGAAATCCTGACCGCCAGCAGCGGCACCTGGGACAGCAGGGCCCGCACCTGGACGCTGCTCAGCCCCTGGCGCGCCCGTCCGGGGCAGCCGCCGCAGCTGCTGAACAAGCCGCTGACCGTGCCGCAGACCGACACCCTGCGCCCCCCGCCCGCCAAGGCCGAGCAGACCACCACCCCCGACCTGCGCGCGCGCGCCGCCGATCCCCAGGTGCTGCCTGCCGATCAGCGCGAGGCGGCGTTTCAGATTGTCCGCCGCATGGCCGACCCGCTGACCGCCGTGGTGTTCGCCCTGGCGGCCGGGGCCCTGGGGCTGCTGCTGCGCAACCGCGCCGCCGCCTTTGCCGCCGTGCTGGTGTTTCTGGTGAGCTTCTACGTGCTGTGGACCACAGTGCCGGGGCTGGCGCGCGCCGGGGCGCTGTCGCCCGCGCTGGCGGCGTGGCTGCCCAATCTGGCCTTCGTGCTGCTGGCCGCCGCCCTGGCCTGGAGGCTGCGGTGA
- a CDS encoding glycerol-3-phosphate acyltransferase, translating to MPPTAAPVFVALAAYLLGSLVAGVLYSRARGADIRDRDLPGGSGTFRQYGRRAAVLVTALDIAKGVLAALLSRALAPDWGWLAMGAVVAGHCYPLFFGFRGGGGIAPLLGALLVLAPLTLLGTLGTALLFIPLYRATLQRRVGLNAVPAATVVALPVGLLLATRYGGLLELLAGGVVMAVRSAHLLARPGRPERA from the coding sequence ATGCCCCCTACCGCCGCGCCCGTGTTTGTGGCCCTCGCCGCGTACCTGCTGGGGTCCCTGGTGGCCGGGGTGCTGTATTCGCGCGCCCGGGGCGCTGATATCCGCGACCGGGATCTGCCGGGCGGCAGCGGCACCTTCCGGCAATATGGCCGCCGCGCCGCCGTGCTGGTCACGGCCCTGGACATCGCCAAGGGGGTGCTGGCCGCCCTGCTGTCCCGCGCCCTGGCCCCCGACTGGGGCTGGCTGGCCATGGGCGCCGTGGTGGCGGGACACTGCTACCCCCTGTTCTTCGGCTTTCGGGGGGGCGGGGGCATTGCGCCGCTGCTGGGCGCGCTGCTGGTGCTGGCCCCGCTGACCCTGCTGGGCACCCTGGGCACGGCGCTGCTGTTTATTCCGCTGTACCGCGCCACACTGCAGCGCCGCGTGGGCCTGAACGCGGTGCCGGCCGCCACGGTGGTGGCCCTGCCGGTGGGCCTGCTGCTGGCCACGCGCTACGGCGGCCTGCTCGAACTGCTGGCGGGCGGCGTGGTGATGGCCGTGCGCAGCGCCCACCTGCTGGCCCGCCCCGGGCGCCCGGAGCGCGCGTGA
- the ispD gene encoding 2-C-methyl-D-erythritol 4-phosphate cytidylyltransferase, which yields MKVAALIPAAGSGTRLGLGPKAFVTVAGRSLLARSVAALAPHVAEVLVALPDGHALPPDLPARAITGGATRQATVHALLRATDADVVLVHDAARPFLPARVIAALCQAAQTGGAATAALPVADTLVQAGAAGPPQWGHLVPREGLWAVQTPQAFGRELLLRAHEAAARAGQSATDDAGLVARLGHAVALVPGDARLFKVTTPGDLALAQALAPVWDAEGP from the coding sequence ATGAAGGTGGCCGCCCTGATTCCGGCGGCGGGCAGCGGCACCCGGCTGGGCCTGGGGCCCAAGGCGTTCGTGACCGTGGCCGGGCGCTCGCTGCTGGCGCGCAGCGTCGCCGCGCTGGCCCCCCATGTGGCCGAGGTGCTCGTGGCGCTCCCCGACGGCCACGCCCTGCCCCCGGACCTGCCCGCGCGCGCCATCACCGGCGGCGCCACCCGGCAGGCCACCGTGCACGCCCTGCTGCGCGCCACCGACGCGGACGTGGTGCTGGTGCACGACGCGGCCCGGCCCTTCCTGCCCGCCCGCGTGATTGCCGCGCTGTGCCAGGCGGCCCAGACGGGGGGCGCGGCCACAGCGGCCCTGCCGGTGGCCGACACCCTGGTGCAGGCCGGGGCCGCCGGGCCCCCTCAGTGGGGCCACCTCGTGCCGCGCGAGGGCCTGTGGGCGGTGCAGACCCCCCAGGCCTTCGGGCGCGAACTGCTGCTGCGCGCCCACGAGGCGGCGGCACGCGCAGGCCAGAGTGCCACCGACGACGCGGGGCTGGTGGCGCGGCTGGGACACGCGGTGGCCCTGGTGCCCGGCGACGCGCGGCTGTTCAAGGTGACCACCCCCGGCGACCTCGCCCTGGCCCAGGCCCTGGCCCCGGTGTGGGATGCTGAGGGCCCATGA
- a CDS encoding HU family DNA-binding protein, which yields MTKSTKSAAKQPARSAARTGTSGRRGATDAARGTDAARADSGKIAKTQIIDMVAERTSLNKKQAGDAVATMLDCVVSALRSGQSVGLPGLGTLSIAQTAERSGVRPGTSERITIPAGRKVRFKVATTLKGSL from the coding sequence ATGACCAAGAGCACCAAGTCCGCCGCGAAGCAGCCCGCCCGCAGCGCCGCCCGCACCGGCACGTCCGGCCGCCGGGGCGCCACCGACGCCGCCCGGGGCACGGACGCCGCGCGCGCCGACAGCGGCAAGATCGCCAAGACCCAGATTATTGACATGGTGGCCGAGCGCACCTCGCTGAACAAGAAACAGGCGGGCGACGCGGTGGCGACCATGCTCGACTGCGTGGTGTCGGCCCTGCGTTCCGGCCAGAGCGTGGGCCTGCCCGGCCTGGGCACCCTGAGCATTGCCCAGACGGCCGAACGCAGCGGCGTGCGCCCGGGCACCTCCGAGCGCATCACCATTCCGGCCGGCCGCAAGGTGCGCTTCAAGGTGGCCACCACCCTCAAGGGCAGCCTGTAA
- the ddrC gene encoding DNA damage response protein DdrC — protein sequence MKNAPLTLDFGTVRLPISADGFLHAPSALGHLGLTEDRCEATLAALKVETDTRDYGAGPERALSIPEFTRLAFTLDTPQARRWRKRAQDLLTRALQGDVRLSAQIAERNPDPEARRWLAARLESTQARRELMSTVARHGGQGPVFGQLGSISNRSVLGTNSAAIRRERGVKQTRDGLSATELLRLAYLDTATARAIQERGAHGNDAILKLHEHVARRERQGWETPLPTQAS from the coding sequence ATGAAAAACGCTCCGCTGACCCTTGACTTTGGCACCGTCCGGCTGCCCATCAGCGCGGACGGATTCCTGCACGCTCCCTCGGCCCTGGGGCACCTGGGCCTGACCGAAGACCGCTGTGAAGCCACCCTCGCTGCCCTGAAGGTGGAGACCGACACCCGCGACTACGGCGCCGGCCCCGAACGGGCCCTCTCCATTCCCGAATTCACCCGGCTGGCGTTCACGCTGGACACCCCGCAGGCCCGGCGCTGGCGCAAGCGGGCCCAGGATCTGCTGACCCGCGCCCTGCAGGGCGACGTGCGCCTGTCGGCCCAGATTGCCGAGCGCAACCCCGACCCCGAAGCGCGGCGCTGGCTGGCCGCCCGCCTGGAAAGCACCCAGGCCCGGCGCGAACTGATGAGCACCGTGGCGCGCCACGGCGGCCAGGGCCCGGTGTTCGGGCAGCTGGGCAGCATCAGCAACCGCAGCGTGCTGGGCACCAACAGCGCGGCCATCCGCCGCGAGCGCGGGGTCAAGCAGACCCGAGACGGCCTGAGTGCCACCGAGCTGCTGCGCCTGGCCTACCTGGACACCGCCACCGCCCGCGCCATTCAGGAACGCGGCGCCCACGGCAACGACGCCATTCTGAAGCTGCACGAGCATGTGGCCCGCCGCGAGCGCCAGGGCTGGGAAACGCCGCTGCCTACGCAGGCGAGCTAG
- the gmk gene encoding guanylate kinase, which translates to MTAGLPSDMPLSTPPRRGLLLVMTGASGVGKGTLRERWLAGQNVFYSTSWTTREARPGEEHGVHYVFVTPDDFETKARGGGFLEHAAFVGNRYGTPIEPIEAALSRGQDVILEIEVEGAMQVKARMGEEAILIFIMPPSLSELRRRLEGRATETPERIEKRLIRAREEIREAHEFRYVVVNDDLDRAVEDLHAIQRAERARQRPETEWTEEDREARVRADTLRSYTLTDAQLDEVATH; encoded by the coding sequence ATGACCGCTGGCCTTCCTTCTGACATGCCCCTGAGCACCCCACCGCGCCGGGGCCTCCTTCTGGTGATGACCGGCGCGTCGGGTGTGGGCAAGGGCACCCTGCGCGAGCGCTGGCTGGCCGGGCAGAACGTGTTTTACAGCACCTCCTGGACCACCCGTGAGGCCCGCCCCGGCGAGGAACACGGCGTGCATTACGTGTTCGTGACCCCCGACGACTTCGAGACCAAGGCGCGCGGCGGCGGTTTTCTGGAACACGCGGCGTTTGTGGGCAACCGTTACGGCACGCCCATTGAGCCCATCGAGGCGGCGCTGTCGCGCGGGCAGGACGTCATTCTGGAAATTGAGGTGGAGGGGGCCATGCAGGTCAAGGCCCGCATGGGAGAAGAGGCCATCCTGATTTTCATCATGCCGCCCAGCCTCTCGGAACTGCGCCGCCGCCTGGAAGGGCGCGCCACCGAGACCCCCGAGCGCATTGAAAAGCGCCTGATCCGCGCGCGTGAAGAGATCCGCGAGGCCCACGAGTTCCGCTATGTGGTGGTCAATGACGATCTGGACCGCGCCGTGGAGGACCTGCACGCCATTCAGCGCGCCGAGCGGGCCCGCCAGCGCCCCGAAACCGAGTGGACCGAGGAAGACCGCGAAGCCCGGGTGCGGGCCGACACCCTGCGCAGCTACACCCTCACCGACGCCCAGCTTGATGAGGTCGCCACCCACTGA
- a CDS encoding 4-(cytidine 5'-diphospho)-2-C-methyl-D-erythritol kinase has product MTTGPASTAPVTYFAPAKVNLGLSVRSQRADGYHDLHSLMVPLNVGDDLELAPAPTLSLRVEGAELPTDERNLVYRAARAYLDAAGVSTGAAITLHKRLPLASGLGGGSSDAATTLMALARLYPAGVALAPLARRLGADVPFFLLGHAATAAGTGEILSPIPVPRTALVLVNPGVEVSARDAYRWLDAEEAFTTALDVEAIVAALSNGRPVPYLNTLQGPVAARHAPIRAALQALGTAGLHSPLMSGSGSTCFALARDDAHAHEAAQALSRAHPGWWITAACTL; this is encoded by the coding sequence ATGACGACCGGCCCCGCCTCTACGGCTCCTGTCACGTACTTCGCGCCCGCCAAGGTCAACCTGGGCCTGAGCGTGCGCTCGCAGCGCGCCGACGGCTACCACGACCTGCATTCCCTGATGGTGCCGCTGAACGTGGGCGACGACCTGGAACTGGCTCCGGCCCCCACCCTGAGCCTGCGCGTGGAGGGCGCCGAGCTGCCCACCGACGAGCGCAATCTGGTGTACCGCGCGGCGCGCGCCTATCTGGATGCCGCTGGGGTAAGCACGGGCGCGGCCATCACCCTGCACAAACGCCTGCCGCTGGCCTCGGGGCTGGGGGGCGGCAGCAGCGACGCCGCCACCACCCTGATGGCCCTGGCACGGCTGTACCCGGCCGGGGTGGCGCTTGCTCCCCTGGCCCGGCGCCTGGGCGCCGACGTGCCGTTCTTTCTGCTGGGCCACGCGGCCACGGCGGCCGGCACCGGCGAGATTCTGTCGCCCATTCCGGTGCCGCGCACGGCCCTGGTGCTGGTGAACCCCGGGGTAGAGGTCAGTGCGCGCGACGCCTACCGCTGGCTGGACGCCGAGGAAGCCTTTACCACCGCCCTGGACGTTGAGGCGATTGTGGCCGCCCTGTCCAACGGCCGCCCGGTGCCCTACCTCAATACCCTGCAAGGCCCTGTGGCCGCCCGCCACGCTCCCATCCGCGCGGCGCTGCAGGCCCTGGGCACCGCCGGGCTGCACTCTCCCCTCATGAGCGGTTCGGGCAGCACCTGCTTTGCCCTGGCCCGCGACGACGCCCACGCCCACGAGGCCGCCCAGGCCCTGAGCCGCGCCCACCCCGGCTGGTGGATCACCGCCGCCTGCACGCTGTAG